In Thermococcus stetteri, one genomic interval encodes:
- a CDS encoding GNAT family N-acetyltransferase — protein sequence MKPIIREAKPEDKPFIEEIARLTWGGEDYLARVFDKWLEDGNFYVLELEGKVIGTAKLTLLPRKVGWMEGLRVHPDYRGRGFGRMLHNFIVERGKELAEEGKIEALEFSTYFLNRESIAMAKKDGFRVLARFLSLAGKVENFEPVEPEQAELTMEDLTLGIIPLGWKFVHRGGEALEWLRKRAEVYEIAGFKFLAEKGRTTFTPLSFGLGCIKAMLPAMAWVAKERDGAFELMLPASMMPVLPGLKRLGLSLWDETDEPNVLVFRKGLV from the coding sequence ATGAAACCCATCATCCGCGAGGCCAAACCCGAAGATAAGCCCTTCATCGAGGAAATAGCGAGGCTGACGTGGGGCGGTGAAGATTATTTAGCGCGCGTCTTCGACAAGTGGCTTGAAGACGGGAACTTCTACGTCCTTGAGCTTGAAGGAAAGGTAATAGGGACGGCGAAGCTCACCCTTCTGCCAAGGAAAGTCGGTTGGATGGAAGGGCTAAGAGTACACCCGGACTACCGCGGTAGAGGCTTTGGAAGAATGCTCCACAACTTCATAGTCGAGAGAGGAAAGGAGCTGGCTGAAGAGGGTAAAATAGAAGCCCTCGAATTCTCCACGTATTTCCTCAACAGGGAGAGCATAGCGATGGCGAAGAAGGACGGCTTTAGGGTTCTCGCGCGTTTCCTCAGCCTTGCCGGAAAGGTTGAGAACTTTGAGCCGGTGGAGCCCGAGCAGGCGGAGCTGACGATGGAGGATCTCACGCTCGGCATAATACCGCTCGGCTGGAAGTTTGTCCACAGGGGCGGGGAAGCGCTTGAGTGGCTGAGAAAGAGGGCAGAGGTTTATGAAATAGCGGGCTTCAAGTTCCTGGCCGAGAAGGGAAGAACAACTTTCACGCCGCTCTCGTTCGGCCTCGGGTGCATAAAGGCCATGCTCCCGGCTATGGCGTGGGTGGCGAAGGAGAGGGACGGAGCCTTTGAGCTCATGCTCCCGGCGAGCATGATGCCGGTCCTGCCCGGCCTCAAGCGGCTCGGTCTGAGCCTCTGGGACGAGACTGACGAGCCGAACGTGCTGGTGTTCAGAAAAGGGCTGGTTTAG